One segment of Bacteroides caecimuris DNA contains the following:
- a CDS encoding LA_2272 family surface repeat-containing protein — MKIKKTILTAAILMAAVSLPAQNKSAGINISIWKDICTQPHDSTQTTYVNIGLLSTMNRLNGVGINALGSVVHGDMNGLQITGLANLAGGTMRGVQLAGISNISGDNTVGLSAAGLVNITGDKSKGVVISGLTSIGGDNNSGVMISGFMNVTGNMASGLHFSGIANITGQSFGGLMASGLLNIAGEHMNGLQIAGIANITASKLNGVQVALCNYATKARGLQIGLVNYYTEDMKGFQLGLVNANPDTKVQMMVYGGNATPANIGVRFKNQLFYTILGVGSMYQGLNDKFSASASYRAGLSFPLYKGLSISGDLGYQHIEAFDNKDEVIPKRLYALQARANLEYQFTKKFGIFATGGYGVTRFYNKSSNYDKGAIVEAGIVLF; from the coding sequence ATGAAGATAAAGAAAACAATACTTACGGCAGCTATACTCATGGCTGCCGTTTCTTTACCGGCACAGAACAAGAGTGCAGGGATCAATATATCCATCTGGAAAGATATATGCACGCAACCGCATGACAGTACACAGACGACCTACGTAAACATCGGCCTACTGTCTACCATGAACCGTCTGAACGGTGTGGGTATCAATGCGTTGGGAAGCGTAGTTCATGGCGACATGAACGGACTGCAAATCACCGGATTAGCCAACTTGGCTGGGGGTACTATGAGGGGCGTTCAGCTGGCTGGTATCAGTAATATCAGCGGCGATAACACCGTAGGGCTTTCTGCTGCCGGATTGGTAAATATCACCGGCGACAAATCAAAAGGAGTAGTCATATCCGGGCTGACGAGCATCGGAGGAGACAACAACTCGGGGGTAATGATTAGTGGTTTCATGAATGTGACGGGCAACATGGCTTCGGGCTTACACTTCTCCGGAATAGCCAATATCACTGGACAGAGCTTCGGTGGTCTGATGGCTTCGGGACTTTTAAATATAGCAGGCGAACACATGAACGGTTTGCAGATAGCAGGAATTGCCAATATAACCGCATCCAAGCTGAATGGAGTACAAGTAGCATTATGCAACTACGCAACGAAAGCGCGCGGACTTCAAATTGGTCTTGTCAATTACTACACAGAAGATATGAAAGGTTTCCAACTTGGCTTGGTGAATGCCAATCCTGATACCAAAGTGCAAATGATGGTATACGGTGGAAACGCAACGCCTGCCAATATCGGGGTACGGTTCAAGAACCAGCTGTTTTATACCATATTGGGAGTGGGTTCTATGTATCAGGGATTGAATGATAAGTTTTCGGCGAGTGCATCCTATCGTGCCGGTCTGTCTTTCCCCCTTTACAAGGGGTTGTCCATCAGCGGAGACCTCGGATACCAACATATCGAGGCTTTTGACAACAAAGATGAGGTCATCCCGAAACGCCTGTACGCACTGCAGGCACGTGCCAATCTGGAATATCAATTTACCAAGAAGTTCGGCATCTTTGCAACAGGTGGATATGGGGTAACCAGATTCTATAATAAA
- a CDS encoding long-chain fatty acid--CoA ligase yields the protein MEQSFIAYIENSIKNNWDLDALTDYKGATLQYKDVARKIEKLHIIFEESGIRKGDKIAVCGRNSSHWGVTFLATLTYGAVIVPILHEFKADNVHNIVNHSEAKLLFVGDMVWENLNESAMPLLEGILMMNDFSLLVSRSERLTYAREHLNEMFGKKYPKNFRKEHVAYHKDEPEELAVINYTSGTTSYSKGVMLPYRSLWSNTKFAFEVLELEAGDKIVSMLPMAHMYGLAFEFLYEFSVGCHIYFLTRMPSPKIIFQAFEEVKPRLIVAVPLIIEKIIKKSVLPKLETPAMKILLKVPIINDKIKATVREEMIKAFGGNFREVIVGGAAFNQEVEQFLKMIDFPYTVGYGMTECGPIICYEDWSKFKLGSCGKAAPRMDVRVLSSDPQNIVGEIVCKGPNMMLGYYKNEEATQEVIDKDGWLHTGDLALMDEEGNVTIKGRSKNLLLSSSGQNIYPEEIEDKLNNLPYVAESIIVQQNEKLVGLVYPDFDDAFAHGLKAEDIEQVMEENRVTLNTMLPAYSQISKMKIYPEEFEKTPKKSIKRYLYQEAKG from the coding sequence ATGGAACAAAGTTTTATAGCCTATATTGAGAATAGCATCAAGAATAATTGGGATCTGGATGCCCTGACCGATTATAAAGGTGCAACTTTACAGTATAAAGACGTAGCTCGCAAAATCGAGAAACTCCATATCATCTTTGAAGAAAGCGGAATCCGCAAAGGAGACAAAATTGCCGTTTGTGGAAGAAACAGCTCCCACTGGGGAGTTACTTTCCTTGCCACACTGACGTATGGAGCCGTTATTGTACCCATTCTCCATGAATTTAAAGCAGATAACGTGCATAATATCGTCAACCACTCCGAAGCCAAACTACTCTTTGTAGGAGATATGGTATGGGAAAACCTCAACGAATCGGCAATGCCGCTACTGGAAGGTATCCTGATGATGAACGACTTCTCCCTGCTAGTGTCACGCAGCGAACGACTCACGTATGCACGCGAACATCTGAACGAAATGTTCGGCAAAAAATATCCGAAGAATTTCCGCAAAGAGCATGTCGCTTACCACAAAGACGAACCGGAAGAACTGGCAGTCATCAATTATACTTCAGGAACAACGAGTTATTCCAAAGGAGTCATGCTCCCCTACCGCAGCCTGTGGTCGAATACCAAATTTGCTTTCGAAGTGTTGGAACTGGAAGCCGGCGATAAAATAGTTTCCATGCTTCCCATGGCACACATGTACGGATTGGCTTTCGAATTCCTTTACGAGTTCTCCGTAGGTTGCCACATCTACTTCCTCACCCGTATGCCAAGCCCTAAGATCATCTTCCAGGCTTTTGAAGAAGTGAAACCCCGCCTGATTGTTGCCGTACCACTCATCATCGAAAAGATCATCAAGAAAAGCGTGCTTCCGAAGCTGGAAACTCCGGCGATGAAGATATTGCTGAAAGTGCCTATTATCAACGACAAGATTAAGGCAACGGTGCGCGAAGAAATGATTAAAGCGTTCGGAGGAAACTTCCGGGAAGTCATCGTAGGGGGTGCCGCTTTCAATCAGGAAGTAGAACAGTTCTTGAAAATGATTGATTTCCCTTATACGGTTGGATATGGAATGACAGAATGTGGTCCGATTATCTGTTACGAAGATTGGAGTAAGTTCAAACTAGGTTCTTGCGGAAAGGCTGCGCCACGCATGGATGTACGGGTATTGTCGTCTGACCCCCAAAATATCGTTGGCGAAATCGTATGTAAGGGCCCGAATATGATGCTGGGCTATTACAAAAACGAAGAAGCCACGCAGGAAGTCATCGACAAGGACGGATGGTTGCATACCGGCGACTTGGCTTTGATGGATGAAGAAGGCAATGTAACGATCAAAGGACGCAGCAAAAACCTGTTATTGAGCTCCAGCGGACAAAATATCTATCCGGAAGAAATTGAAGATAAGCTGAACAACCTGCCATACGTGGCAGAAAGCATTATCGTTCAGCAAAACGAGAAGCTTGTCGGACTTGTTTATCCCGACTTTGACGATGCCTTCGCCCACGGACTGAAGGCTGAAGACATCGAACAAGTAATGGAAGAAAACCGCGTGACGCTGAACACCATGCTACCAGCATACAGCCAGATATCCAAGATGAAAATCTATCCGGAAGAATTTGAAAAGACACCGAAGAAGAGCATCAAGCGTTACTTGTATCAGGAAGCAAAAGGCTGA
- a CDS encoding GDP-L-fucose synthase family protein: MEKNAKIYVAGHRGLVGSAIWKNLQDKGYTNLIGRTHKELDLLDGMAVRKFFDEEQPEYVFLAAAFVGGIMANSIYRADFIYKNLQIQQNVIGESFRHNVKKLLFLGSTCIYPRDAEQPMKEDVLLTSPLEYTNEPYAIAKIAGLKMCESFNLQYGTNYIAVMPTNLYGPNDNFDLERSHVLPAMIRKIHLAHCLKEGNWEAVRKDMNQRPVEGVNGDSSKEDILAMLKKYGISETEVTLWGTGTPLREFLWSEEMADASVFVMEHVDFKDTYKEGSKDIRNCHINIGTGKEITIRQLAERIVETVGYQGKLTFDSSKPDGTMRKLTDPSKLHALGWHHKIEIEEGVQRMYEWYLK; the protein is encoded by the coding sequence ATGGAAAAGAATGCAAAGATATATGTAGCAGGACACCGCGGACTTGTGGGATCTGCTATCTGGAAGAATTTGCAGGATAAAGGATACACCAATCTGATAGGCCGCACGCACAAAGAGCTCGACTTGCTGGATGGAATGGCTGTCCGCAAATTCTTCGATGAAGAACAGCCGGAATATGTATTCCTTGCCGCTGCCTTTGTGGGCGGTATCATGGCGAACAGCATCTACCGTGCCGACTTTATATACAAAAATCTGCAAATTCAACAGAACGTTATCGGAGAGAGTTTCCGCCACAACGTGAAAAAGTTGCTCTTCCTCGGCAGCACGTGTATTTATCCACGCGATGCCGAACAGCCGATGAAGGAAGATGTATTGCTTACTTCACCGTTGGAATATACCAACGAGCCGTACGCAATCGCCAAAATTGCCGGACTGAAAATGTGCGAGAGCTTCAACCTGCAATATGGCACGAACTACATCGCCGTAATGCCGACAAACCTGTACGGACCGAATGATAACTTCGACCTGGAACGCAGCCATGTATTGCCTGCCATGATCCGCAAGATTCATTTGGCACACTGCCTGAAAGAAGGAAACTGGGAAGCTGTACGCAAGGATATGAACCAGCGTCCGGTGGAAGGTGTCAACGGCGACAGCTCGAAAGAGGATATTCTGGCTATGCTGAAAAAATACGGAATCAGCGAAACAGAGGTCACTCTCTGGGGTACGGGTACTCCTCTCCGCGAATTCCTATGGAGCGAAGAAATGGCGGATGCCAGTGTCTTCGTGATGGAGCATGTGGACTTTAAAGATACGTATAAAGAAGGTAGCAAAGATATCCGCAACTGCCATATAAACATCGGAACCGGTAAGGAAATCACCATCCGCCAACTGGCCGAACGGATCGTTGAAACAGTAGGCTATCAAGGCAAACTGACCTTCGACAGCAGCAAACCGGACGGCACAATGCGCAAGCTTACCGATCCTTCAAAACTGCATGCACTGGGCTGGCACCACAAAATTGAAATCGAAGAAGGCGTACAAAGAATGTACGAATGGTACTTGAAATAA